A window from Pokkaliibacter sp. MBI-7 encodes these proteins:
- a CDS encoding M10 family metallopeptidase: MTTANNSTGTNTYSSVDGSNTASYINALLENEFTYKWGGAQGTGATITYSIPGANASWPDYPLGDEPTFMTPVNSEVANAFTAALTTWSNVANITFTKVNESPTTVGDIRVAYYDLMDSDSLAWAYFPNYPSWSGDVWLNPAQDIWSGTDLTSGHLGSLTLIHEIGHALGLNHPEGEGNTAGYDLSTTVMSYNEHPNGWVYDNSGSYGYVQPSTPMIYDIAAIQYLYGANMSYHAGNDVYTFDPSTPFIETIWDAGGNDTISISNFSDGSVIDLHQGTLSSIYYQVESNAGYLDDDLYDGSNNLGIAFNVDIENAIGGSGNDRLIGNALRNVLTGNAGDDTLLGNEGNDVLIGGLGNDRLVGGVGDDTLQGDEGNDSLYGEAGNDRLVGGLGNDLLNGGDGNDTLFGQEGNDTLVGGQGNDLLNGGEGDDTLRGEDGNDTLVGGNGNDLLIGGAGNDQLQGMDGNDFLYGQDGNDRLIGGAGNDVLNGENGEDALYGQEGNDRLIGGDSNDFLNGGEGDDNLYGDKGADRLIGGLGNDLLNGGDGDDNLYGQEGADTLVGGAGNDLLNGGDGNDTLYGQEGADTLVGGAGNDRLIGGAGNDTLYGETGNDQLVGQDGNDRLIGGDGNDVLNGGDGIDQLFGQNGDDRLIGGAGNDHLVGGEGNDTYVFGRGDGQDTINNFDASDATDTLLFGNDIASDQLWFTRQGDNLLVSIIGTSDSSTLQNWYQDSQAQIDQFQTASGDILLSSQIDNLVNAMAAFNPPATGEMTLNNADYAGLDTVISANWNSAAA; this comes from the coding sequence ATGACCACTGCTAATAATTCAACTGGAACCAACACCTACTCCTCTGTCGATGGGAGTAATACAGCCAGTTATATCAATGCACTTTTAGAAAACGAATTCACTTACAAATGGGGAGGGGCTCAGGGCACGGGTGCCACTATTACCTATAGCATCCCAGGTGCCAATGCTTCTTGGCCCGACTACCCGCTGGGTGATGAGCCTACCTTCATGACCCCCGTAAATAGTGAAGTGGCCAATGCCTTTACTGCCGCACTGACAACCTGGTCCAACGTTGCCAATATCACCTTTACCAAGGTGAATGAGAGTCCGACTACTGTCGGCGATATACGTGTAGCGTATTACGACCTTATGGACAGTGACTCTCTTGCCTGGGCGTACTTCCCCAACTACCCGAGCTGGAGTGGAGATGTATGGTTGAATCCTGCCCAGGATATCTGGAGCGGTACCGACCTGACATCCGGACATCTTGGCTCGTTGACCCTTATCCATGAAATTGGCCATGCTCTGGGCCTTAATCATCCCGAAGGCGAAGGCAATACAGCTGGGTATGACCTCAGTACTACTGTGATGTCTTACAACGAACATCCCAATGGCTGGGTTTATGACAACTCTGGAAGCTATGGTTATGTTCAGCCTTCGACTCCCATGATCTACGACATCGCAGCCATTCAGTATCTGTATGGTGCCAACATGTCTTACCACGCAGGTAATGATGTCTATACCTTTGATCCCAGCACCCCTTTTATTGAAACTATTTGGGATGCGGGTGGCAACGATACTATTTCTATCAGCAACTTCAGTGATGGTTCTGTCATTGATTTGCACCAGGGCACTCTTAGCTCTATCTATTATCAGGTCGAATCCAACGCAGGCTACCTTGATGATGACCTGTATGATGGCAGTAATAATCTGGGTATCGCCTTCAATGTAGATATCGAAAATGCCATCGGTGGCAGCGGCAACGACCGCCTGATCGGTAATGCCTTGCGCAATGTCCTCACCGGCAACGCAGGGGACGATACCCTGCTCGGCAATGAGGGCAACGATGTACTGATCGGTGGTTTAGGCAATGACCGCCTGGTTGGCGGCGTGGGCGACGATACCCTGCAGGGTGATGAAGGGAACGACTCCCTGTACGGCGAAGCGGGTAATGACCGCCTGGTCGGTGGTTTGGGTAATGACTTGCTTAATGGCGGAGACGGCAACGATACCCTCTTTGGTCAGGAAGGGAACGATACTCTGGTGGGTGGTCAGGGTAACGATCTGCTCAACGGCGGCGAGGGTGACGACACCCTGCGTGGAGAAGACGGCAATGACACCCTGGTGGGCGGCAATGGCAATGATCTTCTGATTGGCGGTGCAGGCAATGACCAGCTGCAGGGCATGGATGGCAATGACTTCCTCTATGGTCAGGACGGCAATGATCGCCTGATCGGTGGAGCGGGTAATGACGTACTCAACGGTGAAAACGGAGAGGATGCACTTTATGGTCAGGAAGGCAACGATCGCCTGATTGGCGGAGACAGCAACGACTTCCTCAACGGCGGTGAAGGTGATGACAACCTGTATGGCGACAAGGGTGCGGACCGCCTGATTGGTGGGCTGGGCAACGATCTGCTCAATGGCGGTGACGGTGACGACAACCTCTACGGTCAGGAAGGCGCTGATACACTGGTCGGCGGCGCGGGTAACGATCTGCTTAATGGCGGTGACGGCAACGATACCCTCTATGGTCAGGAAGGGGCTGACACGCTGGTCGGCGGTGCGGGTAATGACCGCCTGATCGGTGGTGCCGGCAACGACACCCTGTATGGTGAAACGGGGAATGATCAGCTGGTCGGTCAGGACGGTAATGACCGCCTGATCGGCGGTGACGGTAACGATGTACTGAATGGGGGTGATGGCATCGATCAGCTGTTCGGTCAGAATGGTGATGACCGCCTGATAGGCGGCGCAGGCAATGATCATCTGGTGGGTGGCGAAGGTAACGATACCTACGTCTTCGGTCGTGGTGATGGACAGGATACGATCAATAACTTCGACGCCTCTGACGCCACAGACACGCTGCTGTTCGGTAATGATATTGCCAGCGATCAGTTGTGGTTCACTCGCCAGGGCGACAATCTGCTGGTCTCGATCATCGGCACCTCAGACAGCTCTACCCTGCAGAACTGGTATCAGGACAGTCAGGCTCAGATCGATCAGTTCCAGACAGCCTCTGGTGACATCCTGCTGTCTTCTCAGATCGACAATCTGGTCAATGCCATGGCGGCCTTCAATCCGCCTGCCACCGGGGAAATGACACTGAACAATGCTGACTATGCAGGCTTGGACACCGTGATCTCAGCAAACTGGAACAGCGCTGCTGCGTAA
- a CDS encoding calcium-binding protein, producing MSSIGYDIPTHNGVKDSLLYDGTDNLGIAFNVDIENAIGGSGNDRLIGNALRNVLTGNAGDDTLLGNEGNDVLIGGLGNDRLVGGVGDDTLQGDEGNDSLYGEAGNDRLVGGLGNDLLNGGDGNDTLFGQEGNDTLVGGQGNDLLNGGEGDDTLRGEDGNDTLVGGNGNDLLIGGAGNDQLQGMDGNDFLYGQDGNDRLIGGAGNDVLNGENGEDALYGQEGNDRLIGGDSNDFLNGGEGDDNLYGDKGADRLIGGLGNDLLNGGDGDDNLYGQEGADTLVGGAGNDLLNGGDGNDTLYGQEGADTLVGGAGNDRLIGGAGNDTLYGETGNDQLVGQDGNDRLIGGDGNDVLNGGDGIDQLFGQNGDDRLIGGAGNDHLVGGEGNDTYVFGRGDGQDTINNFDASDATDTLLFGNDIASDQLWFTRQGDNLLVSIIGTSDSSTLQNWYQDSQAQIDQFQTASGDILLSSQIDNLVNAMAAFNPPATGEMTLNNADYAGLDTVIAASWNSAAA from the coding sequence TTGAGCTCTATTGGATATGACATACCTACGCACAATGGAGTCAAAGACTCCCTACTCTATGATGGTACCGATAATCTCGGTATCGCCTTCAATGTAGATATCGAAAATGCCATCGGTGGCAGTGGCAACGACCGCCTGATCGGTAATGCCTTGCGCAATGTCCTCACCGGCAACGCAGGGGACGATACCCTGCTCGGCAATGAGGGCAACGATGTACTGATCGGTGGTTTAGGCAATGACCGCCTGGTTGGCGGCGTGGGCGACGATACCCTGCAGGGTGATGAAGGGAACGACTCCCTGTACGGCGAAGCGGGTAATGACCGCCTGGTCGGTGGTTTGGGTAATGACTTGCTTAATGGCGGAGACGGCAACGATACCCTCTTTGGTCAGGAAGGGAACGATACTCTGGTGGGTGGTCAGGGTAACGATCTGCTCAACGGCGGCGAGGGTGACGACACCCTGCGTGGAGAAGACGGCAATGACACCCTGGTGGGCGGCAATGGCAATGATCTTCTGATTGGCGGTGCAGGCAATGACCAGCTGCAGGGCATGGATGGCAATGACTTCCTCTATGGTCAGGACGGCAATGATCGCCTGATCGGTGGAGCGGGTAATGACGTACTCAACGGTGAAAACGGAGAGGATGCACTTTATGGTCAGGAAGGCAACGATCGCCTGATTGGCGGAGACAGCAACGACTTCCTCAACGGCGGTGAAGGTGATGACAACCTGTATGGCGACAAGGGTGCGGACCGCCTGATTGGTGGGCTGGGCAACGATCTGCTCAATGGCGGTGACGGTGACGACAACCTCTACGGTCAGGAAGGCGCTGATACACTGGTCGGCGGCGCGGGTAACGATCTGCTTAATGGCGGTGACGGCAACGATACCCTCTATGGTCAGGAAGGGGCTGACACGCTGGTCGGCGGTGCGGGTAATGACCGCCTGATCGGTGGTGCCGGCAACGACACCCTGTATGGTGAAACGGGGAATGATCAGCTGGTCGGTCAGGACGGTAATGACCGCCTGATCGGCGGTGACGGTAACGATGTACTGAATGGGGGTGATGGCATCGATCAGCTGTTCGGTCAGAATGGTGATGACCGCCTGATAGGCGGCGCAGGCAATGATCATCTGGTGGGTGGCGAAGGTAACGATACCTACGTCTTCGGTCGTGGTGATGGACAGGATACGATCAATAACTTCGACGCCTCTGACGCCACAGACACGCTGCTGTTCGGTAATGATATTGCCAGCGATCAGTTGTGGTTCACTCGCCAGGGCGACAATCTGCTGGTCTCGATCATCGGCACCTCAGACAGCTCTACCCTGCAGAACTGGTATCAGGACAGTCAGGCTCAGATCGATCAGTTCCAGACAGCCTCTGGTGACATCCTGCTGTCTTCTCAGATCGACAATCTGGTCAATGCCATGGCGGCCTTCAATCCGCCTGCCACCGGGGAAATGACACTGAACAATGCTGACTATGCAGGCTTGGACACCGTGATCGCGGCAAGCTGGAACAGCGCTGCTGCGTAA
- a CDS encoding HlyD family type I secretion periplasmic adaptor subunit yields the protein MANNAVTQPLRQQDIYSFLPAAIELEQTPPVPLARTFLWTILALFIITIVWACVGQVDIIASAQGKVIPSARVKQIQALESAKVSSILVADGSRIHQGDVLIQLEDTAAASDAARYAAQLQNAEAQLWRLTAYTHWLEQGRTAPVTTFLLPASPANADQRQQYLQLQQQADELLANISKGEQERLRLQAQQRVAEAEMLKNQRLQGVIGERVTALKTLQNKQLGSRAQYLELMQDLIEVEENVRVQQATRDQLSAAISANQATSDALLHESYKTALNDLQQQVTQRDSLLQEKRKAEQRLSQFTLTSPIDGSVQDLAIHTIGGVVTPAQVLMQIVPDDGPIEVEAWVENQDIGFVHSGQHVELKVNAFNFTKYGVLTGKVAALSEDATQDRQDRQRYRALITLDSDTMDIDDKQVRLSPGMAVSAEIETGKRRVIEFFLSPLLRYKNESLKER from the coding sequence ATGGCTAATAACGCCGTCACTCAACCCTTGCGCCAGCAGGACATCTACAGCTTTCTGCCTGCCGCCATTGAACTTGAGCAAACTCCGCCGGTACCACTGGCGCGTACGTTCCTCTGGACTATTCTGGCACTCTTTATCATCACGATTGTGTGGGCTTGCGTGGGCCAGGTCGACATCATCGCTTCTGCTCAAGGTAAAGTGATCCCCAGCGCTCGTGTGAAACAGATTCAGGCACTGGAAAGCGCCAAGGTCAGCAGTATTCTGGTCGCTGATGGCAGCCGGATACATCAGGGTGATGTGCTGATCCAGCTCGAAGATACCGCAGCAGCCAGCGACGCGGCCCGATACGCTGCACAGTTGCAGAATGCCGAGGCACAGCTTTGGCGGCTCACTGCCTATACGCATTGGCTTGAGCAGGGGCGCACTGCTCCTGTAACGACATTTTTATTACCAGCCTCCCCTGCTAACGCTGATCAGCGACAGCAATACCTGCAGCTGCAACAGCAAGCTGACGAACTACTGGCCAATATCAGCAAGGGTGAGCAGGAGCGGTTGCGGCTGCAGGCACAGCAACGGGTCGCAGAAGCAGAAATGCTCAAGAATCAGCGCTTGCAGGGTGTTATCGGCGAGCGTGTAACTGCCCTGAAAACACTGCAAAACAAACAACTGGGCTCCAGGGCTCAATATCTGGAACTGATGCAGGACCTGATCGAGGTGGAAGAGAATGTGCGTGTACAGCAGGCCACGCGAGACCAGTTGTCAGCAGCCATTAGCGCCAATCAGGCCACCAGTGACGCACTGCTCCATGAGAGTTACAAGACGGCCCTCAATGATCTGCAACAACAGGTCACGCAACGCGATTCTTTGCTTCAGGAAAAACGTAAAGCCGAACAGCGCCTCAGCCAGTTCACCCTCACCTCTCCTATCGATGGCTCAGTTCAGGATCTAGCTATTCACACCATTGGTGGTGTCGTCACCCCTGCTCAGGTGCTGATGCAAATCGTCCCCGATGATGGGCCTATTGAAGTTGAAGCCTGGGTAGAGAACCAGGACATCGGCTTTGTCCACTCAGGCCAGCATGTCGAGTTGAAGGTTAACGCGTTCAATTTCACCAAATATGGCGTTTTAACCGGCAAAGTCGCTGCGCTTTCTGAAGATGCCACACAGGACAGACAAGACAGGCAGCGTTACAGAGCACTTATCACGCTCGATAGCGACACTATGGATATTGATGATAAACAGGTACGCCTGTCGCCGGGTATGGCTGTGAGTGCAGAAATAGAAACTGGAAAGCGACGAGTAATTGAGTTTTTCCTTTCTCCATTGCTACGTTATAAAAATGAAAGCCTAAAGGAACGCTAG
- a CDS encoding type I secretion system permease/ATPase, which translates to MQQVNSSVLDSGLACLVLLARYHQLPVDPTQLKHQFARNDRPFGSSDIIQAARSLGLRAKVSTARLEQLTLLNLPAIAAIKDGSFVVLASVAEGKVLLQSPASTSPETLSTEDFLTRWSGQIIQLTRRAEVNSTGGAFGLSWFAQALLKYKKHLADVFIASFFIQIFALITPLFFQVVIDKVLVHKGLSTLDVLAVGLIIVSVFDVILNALRNYIFTHTTNRVDVSLGAKLFNHLIRLPVAYYLSRQVGNTVARVKELESIRNFITGTALTLVIDLFFTLVFFAVMFYYSPVLALVVVGSIPFYVVLSLLITPILRSRLDEKFKRGAENQAFLTESVTNIEAVKSMALEPQVQRRWEENLAGYVAASFKASNLGNVASQFAQLINKITTVLILWVGASLVMSNELSIGQLIAFNMIAGRVSSPILKLVQLWQDFQQARISVNRLGDILNTPTEQSYNPNRSTPPKIKGLVSFERVSFRYQPNIPPVLNDVSFTAQPGEIIGIVGRSGSGKSTITRLIQKLYLPESGSVKVDGRDLSQLDPSWLRRQVGVVLQESRLFNLSIRDNIAIADPSMPMERVIAAARLAGADEFISQFPDGYDTKVSEQGSTLSGGQRQRIAIARALISNPPVLIFDEATSALDYESERIIQENMQRICHGRTVFIIAHRLSTVRHANRILVIDQGRIIEQGDHQTLLDQQGYYARLHSYQTHQPTIRQVTPSAPASKAEDKEDRHG; encoded by the coding sequence ATGCAACAAGTGAACAGTTCCGTGCTCGACAGTGGCCTCGCTTGTCTGGTCCTACTCGCGCGCTATCACCAACTTCCCGTAGATCCTACCCAACTGAAGCATCAGTTTGCGCGGAATGATCGGCCGTTTGGCAGCAGTGACATTATTCAGGCCGCACGCTCACTGGGCCTGCGAGCCAAAGTCAGTACTGCCCGCCTTGAACAACTCACTCTGCTAAACCTTCCAGCTATTGCAGCCATAAAAGACGGCAGTTTTGTTGTGCTTGCCAGTGTGGCAGAGGGCAAAGTGTTGCTGCAGTCACCCGCCAGCACCTCTCCTGAAACACTATCTACCGAGGATTTTCTTACACGCTGGTCTGGTCAAATCATTCAGCTTACGCGAAGAGCAGAGGTGAACAGTACCGGGGGGGCTTTCGGTTTGAGCTGGTTCGCCCAGGCACTGCTTAAATACAAAAAGCACCTGGCGGATGTATTTATTGCCTCCTTTTTCATTCAGATTTTTGCTCTGATAACCCCCCTTTTTTTTCAGGTTGTCATCGATAAGGTATTGGTCCACAAAGGCTTAAGCACCCTGGATGTGCTGGCTGTTGGACTGATCATCGTGTCCGTCTTTGATGTCATTCTGAACGCCCTGCGTAACTATATTTTCACGCATACGACTAACCGTGTAGATGTTTCCCTCGGCGCAAAACTTTTCAATCATCTTATTCGGCTTCCTGTTGCCTATTACCTCTCACGCCAGGTAGGCAATACTGTCGCTCGTGTAAAGGAACTGGAGTCGATCCGCAACTTCATTACCGGTACAGCACTCACACTGGTCATCGATCTGTTCTTTACCCTGGTTTTCTTTGCCGTGATGTTCTACTACAGCCCTGTGCTGGCGCTGGTCGTTGTTGGCTCTATTCCCTTCTATGTTGTTCTCTCCCTGTTGATTACTCCCATACTGCGCAGCCGGCTTGATGAGAAGTTCAAGCGTGGAGCAGAGAATCAGGCCTTCCTTACGGAGTCCGTCACCAACATCGAGGCGGTCAAAAGCATGGCGCTGGAGCCACAGGTGCAGCGCCGCTGGGAGGAAAATCTGGCAGGGTATGTCGCCGCCTCTTTTAAAGCTTCCAACCTTGGAAACGTTGCCAGTCAGTTTGCGCAACTGATCAACAAGATCACCACCGTCCTTATTCTCTGGGTCGGCGCGTCACTGGTGATGAGTAATGAACTGAGTATTGGCCAGCTCATTGCCTTCAACATGATTGCAGGCAGGGTCAGCAGCCCGATCCTGAAACTGGTACAGCTGTGGCAGGATTTCCAGCAGGCACGCATCTCGGTTAACCGACTGGGCGACATCCTTAATACGCCCACCGAACAAAGCTACAACCCCAACCGATCAACCCCTCCCAAGATCAAAGGCCTGGTATCCTTCGAGCGGGTCAGCTTTCGCTACCAGCCCAATATTCCGCCCGTACTTAACGACGTCAGCTTTACTGCACAGCCCGGAGAGATTATCGGCATCGTCGGCCGCTCAGGTTCTGGGAAAAGCACTATTACCCGGCTTATACAAAAGCTTTATCTGCCGGAAAGCGGTAGCGTCAAGGTTGATGGCCGGGACCTTTCTCAGCTGGATCCCTCCTGGTTGCGTCGTCAGGTAGGCGTCGTTCTGCAGGAGAGTCGTCTGTTCAATCTGAGCATACGGGACAATATCGCCATCGCTGATCCGTCAATGCCGATGGAACGAGTAATAGCTGCTGCTCGCCTAGCCGGTGCTGATGAATTTATCAGCCAGTTTCCGGATGGTTATGACACCAAAGTCAGCGAGCAGGGTTCAACTCTCTCTGGCGGCCAGCGTCAGCGCATTGCCATTGCCAGAGCTCTGATCAGCAATCCTCCTGTTCTGATATTTGATGAGGCAACCAGTGCGCTGGACTATGAGAGCGAGCGCATTATCCAAGAGAATATGCAGCGCATCTGTCATGGTCGTACGGTTTTTATCATTGCCCACCGGCTCAGTACCGTACGTCATGCCAACCGTATTCTGGTGATCGATCAGGGTAGAATCATTGAGCAGGGAGACCATCAGACTCTACTGGATCAACAGGGCTACTATGCCCGACTGCACAGCTATCAGACTCATCAACCCACCATTCGTCAGGTCACCCCTTCCGCTCCTGCCTCCAAAGCAGAAGACAAGGAGGACCGTCATGGCTAA
- a CDS encoding glycosyltransferase, which translates to MTIPKKIFQFCHSSANLLPIFFDAIHRTRTSNSDYEYRLIDDQFMREFIGEHYGSEVQQLYSDNRIPASRCDLARLMLVYEFGGFYVDLSMELRKSLNTLCRNELVLLQRDDFSNYIGKEHAAHFTNSIIGAPAKSPFIKKCIDDVIGNFRQRKFNHDVINASGPGVINKNLAYFRSNSANFSVHAISFRKAVGSLFEYRRNPKFSNTWLDQQKKGIFPTPLGKNNQSTSYIFHLGWPCTYGLELQDVFLNNVEQLGKIDCIYPTTGRPNNSRAHHQLMNNLSSEHTISNLVSECAGYKTAVISSESLASRLEYDEQLKILKSLELKLKKVELVIFIQEVPSLVQTLYKQCVISDFYKLCAPNYKKSVWDFYNEIVTTDKKRILQYASFISKLIEVFGKDSVKIVPLKAGISNNAVTTFLSLAGIDTPLNNKETLSRHAINLSPRNIEEVLLYNREHSEKINPDQKVSFVSNLIKSPISGSPITSDVILTEYQKEVINSHFKEEYALLQTLINE; encoded by the coding sequence ATGACCATACCCAAAAAAATATTTCAATTCTGCCATAGTAGCGCCAACCTGCTTCCTATTTTCTTCGATGCCATACATCGCACAAGAACATCAAACTCTGATTATGAATATAGACTGATTGATGATCAGTTCATGAGAGAGTTTATAGGAGAGCATTATGGCTCTGAAGTACAGCAGCTGTATTCAGATAATAGGATTCCTGCTTCTCGATGCGATTTAGCAAGACTCATGCTTGTATATGAGTTTGGAGGATTTTATGTCGACTTATCAATGGAGTTAAGAAAAAGCCTTAACACTCTCTGTCGCAATGAACTCGTTCTACTACAAAGAGACGATTTTTCTAATTATATTGGGAAAGAGCACGCAGCACATTTTACAAACTCGATTATTGGTGCACCTGCCAAATCTCCATTTATTAAAAAGTGTATTGACGACGTCATTGGAAATTTCAGACAACGCAAATTTAACCATGATGTAATAAATGCATCCGGCCCTGGCGTTATAAATAAAAATCTCGCATACTTCAGAAGTAACTCAGCAAACTTCTCAGTCCATGCTATTTCCTTCAGGAAGGCTGTCGGCTCACTATTCGAGTACAGACGTAATCCAAAATTTAGCAATACATGGCTTGATCAGCAAAAAAAGGGCATATTTCCCACTCCCTTAGGTAAGAACAACCAATCTACTAGTTATATTTTTCATTTAGGCTGGCCCTGTACCTATGGCCTTGAGCTCCAAGATGTATTTTTGAATAACGTAGAGCAACTGGGAAAAATAGATTGCATATATCCAACGACCGGCAGACCAAACAATAGCCGAGCACATCATCAACTGATGAACAACCTTTCCTCTGAGCATACTATCTCCAATTTGGTATCAGAGTGTGCAGGGTATAAAACTGCAGTCATTTCCTCGGAAAGCCTGGCGTCAAGACTTGAATACGATGAGCAGCTAAAAATTTTGAAATCTTTAGAGCTCAAGCTTAAGAAAGTTGAGTTAGTGATATTTATTCAAGAAGTACCCAGTCTAGTACAGACATTATATAAACAGTGTGTCATTTCTGATTTTTACAAACTATGCGCTCCAAACTACAAAAAATCAGTTTGGGATTTTTATAATGAAATTGTCACCACAGATAAAAAGAGAATTTTACAATACGCTTCTTTTATATCTAAGCTAATAGAAGTTTTTGGAAAAGACTCGGTTAAGATAGTTCCGCTTAAAGCAGGCATATCAAACAATGCTGTCACGACGTTTCTTTCCTTAGCTGGCATTGACACTCCATTGAATAACAAGGAGACCCTCTCTCGACATGCAATAAACCTTTCCCCTAGAAACATTGAAGAGGTCCTTCTATATAACAGAGAGCACTCTGAAAAGATCAACCCAGACCAGAAAGTATCTTTTGTTAGCAATCTAATAAAAAGTCCAATTAGTGGCTCGCCAATTACGAGCGATGTTATACTCACTGAGTATCAGAAAGAAGTGATAAATAGCCACTTTAAAGAAGAGTATGCGTTATTACAAACATTGATAAATGAATAG
- a CDS encoding rhamnan synthesis F family protein: MKIPFKKQLKQVIKGNKDPQRSYRAGILSSALQSGLFDPAWYKETYKLESNDLEELFFDYFRKSSFANINPSPGFDTEIYHKLHLDVYHLGLCPLAHYLEHGQREGRMATPATNKWSPSSELKASTLLTESAKEQKVAVHLHIFYEDFIERFYHTLVQFPVEFDLLLTLSKPEYTAPAKARFGKLKNIKQIEAVVVPNRGRNFGPLLVEYGSKLQEYDLFCHLHSKKSLYSGKEQTQWSDYQNEFILKDSSVTTRLLNMFSDHPELGLYYPTSFWMMPSWVNHWTCNKSFAQPFLDEWQAQLRSDFLPYPVGGMFWARPKALQQLLSRNFSYEDFPEEPLPNDGSMLHAIERLLGVLTEHNGFEQFFYYPPTGQFTQDSSYIYMNYNQSLESVSSAIHAHHAVSFDVFDTLVRREFSEPDYAKLLLGKSLAEQGVITDAQAFVRLRNETEFELRKESSFQGDISIETIYRRIASSLSVPESKADEWMWQEFSYDLAMIQPKNEMVELFNQLSQSEKNLFIISDTYYTPHQIEKMLRKVGVHGRYQLLVSSEEQKRKDNGTMWRYMKEQVMEKKISSLIHIGDNVRADAQIPGDLGFSTFHILHPNDKWIACGFPDVFKNTEKLDELHILKWGSLISSNGNYPLIGG; the protein is encoded by the coding sequence ATGAAAATACCTTTCAAAAAACAACTTAAACAGGTTATCAAGGGGAACAAAGATCCTCAACGTTCTTACCGAGCAGGTATTCTATCGAGTGCATTGCAAAGCGGCTTGTTTGATCCAGCCTGGTATAAAGAGACCTACAAACTTGAGAGCAACGATCTGGAGGAGCTATTTTTTGACTACTTTCGGAAATCCAGTTTTGCCAATATTAACCCCTCTCCTGGGTTCGATACCGAGATTTATCACAAGCTTCATCTCGATGTTTATCACTTGGGTTTATGCCCTCTCGCCCACTACCTTGAACACGGGCAACGCGAAGGGCGGATGGCTACACCAGCTACCAATAAGTGGAGCCCTTCCAGCGAGCTGAAAGCCTCTACACTCCTTACAGAAAGCGCTAAAGAGCAGAAGGTTGCTGTACATCTGCACATCTTTTACGAGGACTTCATAGAGCGCTTTTATCATACGCTGGTGCAATTTCCTGTTGAGTTCGACCTGCTGCTGACTCTCTCTAAACCGGAATATACAGCGCCGGCAAAAGCGCGCTTTGGCAAGCTCAAAAATATCAAACAGATTGAGGCGGTCGTAGTGCCCAACAGAGGGCGTAATTTCGGCCCGCTGCTGGTGGAATACGGTAGCAAGTTGCAGGAATATGATCTGTTCTGTCACTTACACTCCAAGAAGTCCTTGTACTCTGGTAAAGAGCAAACCCAGTGGTCTGACTATCAGAACGAGTTCATCCTGAAAGACTCTTCAGTCACCACCCGCCTGCTCAATATGTTCAGCGACCATCCTGAACTTGGTCTGTACTACCCTACTTCGTTCTGGATGATGCCGAGCTGGGTCAATCACTGGACGTGTAACAAAAGTTTTGCCCAGCCCTTTCTTGATGAATGGCAGGCACAGTTGCGGAGCGATTTCCTGCCGTATCCTGTAGGCGGCATGTTCTGGGCAAGGCCCAAGGCGTTGCAGCAACTTTTAAGCCGGAACTTCAGCTATGAAGACTTCCCTGAAGAGCCTCTTCCGAATGATGGCTCCATGTTGCATGCTATCGAACGACTACTAGGCGTTCTTACCGAGCACAATGGCTTTGAACAGTTTTTCTACTATCCACCTACCGGGCAGTTCACTCAGGACTCCAGCTATATCTACATGAACTACAATCAGTCACTGGAATCCGTCAGCAGTGCAATTCATGCACATCATGCGGTTTCCTTTGATGTGTTCGATACCTTGGTGCGGCGTGAATTTTCTGAGCCAGACTACGCAAAGTTACTGCTAGGAAAATCACTGGCAGAGCAAGGTGTCATTACTGATGCACAAGCCTTTGTCAGGCTGCGCAACGAAACCGAATTCGAACTTCGTAAAGAGTCCAGTTTTCAGGGTGATATCAGCATTGAGACCATTTATCGGCGTATCGCCAGCTCACTAAGCGTACCCGAATCGAAAGCGGATGAATGGATGTGGCAGGAGTTCTCCTACGATCTGGCTATGATTCAGCCCAAGAATGAGATGGTTGAGCTGTTTAATCAGCTGTCACAAAGTGAGAAAAACCTATTTATTATTTCTGACACCTACTATACGCCTCACCAAATTGAGAAGATGCTGCGAAAAGTCGGCGTTCATGGCCGTTATCAATTGCTAGTTTCGAGTGAAGAGCAGAAACGTAAAGATAACGGCACTATGTGGCGGTATATGAAGGAGCAAGTAATGGAGAAAAAAATCTCCTCGCTGATTCATATCGGTGACAACGTTCGTGCAGATGCACAAATACCCGGCGACCTCGGTTTTAGTACATTCCATATTCTTCACCCCAACGACAAATGGATTGCCTGCGGTTTCCCTGATGTATTTAAGAACACGGAGAAGTTAGATGAGCTTCATATTCTCAAATGGGGCAGTCTGATTAGTAGCAATGGCAACTACCCATTAATCGGTGGATAA